AACCAATAGAAGTGCTTCTTTTCGGAACATTTCATTTTAATAATCCAGGTGCTGATGTTGCCAAAACCAAAAGTTTTGATATTGAAAGCGAGAAAAGCCAAAAAGAGTTAGAAGAAATTTCTGAAAAAATCAAAGCCTATAATCCTTCAAAAATCTTTGTAGAATGGGAATACAACGAACAGGAACAACTAGATTCCTTGTATACTCTATATTTGGCAGGAACGTATTTTGATAATCCGAAACTCTCTAAATTTTATAAACAAAACGAAATTTTTCAACTTGCTTTTCGTGCAGCCAAAAAATTAGGACATAAAAAAGTATATGCAATGGATTACACAAATACAGATTTTCCTTTTGATAGTTTGATGCAAGTAGCGAAAGAAAATAATCAAACAGAGTTGCAAGAGGAAATTATGCAGGTAATTCAAGAATTTTCGACTGGTTTTGATGCTCAAATTGATGCTCAAAAATCGCTTAAAGAAATTCTCTATTACAATAATAGTCCTGCTTTACGTCAAAAGGACTTATCTCTTTATACTCAAATAATTACTAAAGTTGGAAATAAAGATAATTTTGTAGGAGCATATTTGGCTTCTGAATGGTACAGAAGAAATTTATATATGCTTTCTATTATGCAAAAACAAATTACAAAAGAAGATGAAAAAGTTATGATTTTGTTAGGCTCAAGTCATGTAGCACTTATCAATGAAATTATTTCAGCGCATTCAAATTTAAAAGGAATTGAATTGCAAGAAGTTTTAGACTAAAAATAGAATTCTATTCCTAAATTAGAATCTGTGTAATATTTCAAATATCGTGAAAACAAAAAAAAGTATCTTCTAAATATCTAATAATACAAGCAAGTTGATTTTTGGATTGTATATAAAAAAAACTGTCCAACTCTATTCTACTTTTGCCCAAAAACACACAAAATCCTAATAATCAGTCTTTTTATTAACTCTTTAAAGTAAAGAAAATTTTTTGTAAATATTAAATTTTGTTAATTTTTAAAAACAATAGTGATAAGATTTTATAAAACGCTATATTTGAAATATTAATTAATAACACTAATTATTATAATTAATTAATAAAACATCCTTATAGTGCAATAATGGTTTT
This is a stretch of genomic DNA from Bernardetia sp. MNP-M8. It encodes these proteins:
- a CDS encoding DUF5694 domain-containing protein, with the protein product MKNTFFALSICLLFFSFSSIAQNTTQEKPIEVLLFGTFHFNNPGADVAKTKSFDIESEKSQKELEEISEKIKAYNPSKIFVEWEYNEQEQLDSLYTLYLAGTYFDNPKLSKFYKQNEIFQLAFRAAKKLGHKKVYAMDYTNTDFPFDSLMQVAKENNQTELQEEIMQVIQEFSTGFDAQIDAQKSLKEILYYNNSPALRQKDLSLYTQIITKVGNKDNFVGAYLASEWYRRNLYMLSIMQKQITKEDEKVMILLGSSHVALINEIISAHSNLKGIELQEVLD